The proteins below come from a single Halobacillus salinarum genomic window:
- a CDS encoding carbohydrate ABC transporter permease: MKTTMSHKKMERISTWFKFIILLVFGALLIAPFVWMISVGFDKTANVTMPFPPKLIPEQISGFNYGIVFENGRLIQSYMNSAIVTVSSVLISVSASLMAGYAFSKGTFKGKKFLFILVLCTLMIPMEPRLIPLYKLFNSVDLLNTFWPLILPPIINGMLIFLCKQFFDQLPDTLREAAQIDGAGEFKIFFKVYFPLSGPIAATMVILAFIWSWNDFMWPLVVLNDQELHTVPLYLASFSLENGTSLGGLTMALATVSILPIVVVYLFLQRYIIQSIALSGVKGE; encoded by the coding sequence ATGAAAACCACCATGTCCCACAAGAAAATGGAACGGATCTCCACCTGGTTCAAATTTATTATTCTGCTCGTATTTGGTGCTTTGCTGATTGCTCCGTTTGTCTGGATGATTAGTGTCGGGTTCGATAAGACGGCAAACGTTACCATGCCGTTTCCGCCAAAGCTGATTCCAGAACAAATCTCAGGCTTTAACTATGGGATTGTTTTTGAAAATGGACGGCTGATCCAATCGTATATGAATTCAGCGATTGTGACGGTCAGTTCAGTTTTGATTAGTGTGTCAGCCTCGTTAATGGCCGGCTACGCCTTTTCCAAAGGAACGTTTAAAGGAAAGAAATTTCTATTTATTCTAGTGCTCTGTACGTTAATGATTCCGATGGAACCACGCTTAATTCCTCTGTACAAATTGTTTAATAGTGTAGATCTGTTAAACACGTTTTGGCCGTTAATTCTGCCACCGATAATCAACGGCATGCTGATCTTTTTATGCAAACAGTTTTTTGACCAGCTCCCCGACACGCTTAGGGAAGCCGCACAGATTGACGGGGCCGGAGAGTTTAAAATTTTCTTTAAGGTGTACTTTCCATTATCCGGACCGATTGCCGCTACGATGGTGATTTTAGCCTTCATTTGGAGCTGGAATGATTTTATGTGGCCGCTCGTTGTCCTGAATGATCAAGAGCTCCACACCGTTCCGCTTTATTTAGCCAGCTTTTCCTTAGAAAACGGCACAAGCCTCGGCGGCTTAACGATGGCGTTGGCCACGGTAAGTATCCTGCCAATCGTCGTTGTGTACTTATTTTTACAGCGCTACATTATTCAAAGCATTGCTTTGAGTGGGGTGAAAGGAGAATAA
- a CDS encoding carbohydrate ABC transporter permease has protein sequence MAKDSLDINVGPGAKSHANRDVQSIKQKKRKSQLTWYIFLIPSFLGILLFMAYPIFESLRLSFYQSNGTIENFTGLDNFKTVLTSGPFWNSVWNTFFIGIFQIIITIPLGFIFASLINSTPKGQNFFKVIYFLPNVTSIVAAAMIFAFVLHPEMGIVNYLLDAAGLPTPSWLSEPSTAKWGVILLAVWHWIGFVIIICLANLQAISPEMYEAAKIDGASGLQQWLFITIPNMAGTFAFLLITGWIGAMQRFNEVYVLGGPNGSPARSIQTMGAFIYERGFTGFEFGIASAATYIMFVIILIFTFLNLKISNMKL, from the coding sequence ATGGCCAAAGATAGTTTGGATATCAATGTTGGTCCAGGGGCGAAGAGTCATGCGAACCGGGACGTGCAATCGATTAAACAGAAGAAGCGCAAGTCTCAGCTGACGTGGTACATTTTTTTAATTCCCAGTTTTCTAGGTATTTTGCTTTTTATGGCTTATCCAATCTTTGAATCGCTTCGCTTAAGCTTTTATCAATCAAACGGCACGATCGAGAATTTTACCGGACTTGACAACTTTAAGACGGTACTTACCTCAGGGCCTTTCTGGAATTCAGTTTGGAACACGTTTTTTATCGGAATCTTTCAGATCATCATTACCATCCCTTTAGGATTTATCTTTGCCTCACTTATTAATTCAACGCCAAAAGGACAGAACTTCTTTAAAGTAATTTACTTCCTGCCGAACGTCACATCGATTGTCGCTGCTGCCATGATCTTCGCCTTTGTATTGCACCCGGAAATGGGGATTGTCAACTATCTGCTTGATGCAGCGGGTCTTCCAACACCGAGCTGGCTGTCCGAGCCTTCGACAGCTAAATGGGGCGTGATCCTGCTTGCCGTCTGGCACTGGATAGGCTTTGTTATCATTATCTGCCTCGCGAATCTTCAAGCGATCTCACCAGAAATGTATGAAGCAGCCAAAATTGACGGAGCGAGCGGCCTCCAGCAATGGCTTTTCATCACCATCCCGAATATGGCCGGCACCTTTGCTTTTCTATTAATTACCGGCTGGATCGGTGCGATGCAGCGGTTTAACGAAGTATATGTTCTCGGCGGACCGAACGGAAGCCCGGCGAGGTCGATCCAAACCATGGGGGCCTTCATCTATGAGCGTGGTTTTACCGGCTTTGAGTTCGGCATTGCTTCCGCAGCTACGTACATTATGTTCGTCATCATTCTCATCTTTACGTTTCTGAATTTAAAAATATCCAATATGAAATTGTGA
- a CDS encoding AraC family transcriptional regulator, producing MNEKMRAFYRVTDDVGSQHNFRYHSHDRFEIYFFHTGHCKYLIGNKVHHLQENDLIIMNGLTLHCPKPQPGTTYVRSVIEFSAEWVKPVLNHLNVPELLTPFKTLSYPLFRGVAEKDVNEIKTLIKNITLLDINSLDRKKNSLDARLKEGEASALLVQLLFKIYELSKLRLVETPSHSSEKSDHVNRIRTWIDDHFQKALTLDKIAASLNISKYYMARTFKDSTGYTIMRYIMNCRLNHAKYLLEIYPAKSILDVAVESGFDNSSHFSRYFRKHVNITPTEYRNQKAGRYHSHSVP from the coding sequence ATGAATGAAAAGATGAGGGCGTTTTACCGGGTTACGGATGATGTAGGATCCCAGCATAATTTCCGGTACCACTCCCATGACCGTTTTGAGATTTACTTTTTTCATACCGGTCATTGTAAATACTTGATTGGCAATAAAGTTCATCATTTGCAGGAAAACGATCTGATCATCATGAACGGGCTGACTCTGCATTGTCCGAAACCACAGCCGGGCACAACCTATGTCCGCAGTGTGATTGAATTCTCAGCAGAGTGGGTTAAACCGGTTTTAAACCATTTGAATGTGCCGGAATTGTTAACCCCATTTAAAACGTTAAGTTATCCGTTGTTTCGCGGCGTAGCTGAAAAAGACGTGAATGAAATTAAAACGCTGATTAAAAATATTACTCTGCTCGATATTAACAGTCTGGATCGTAAGAAAAACAGTCTAGACGCACGGTTGAAGGAAGGAGAAGCCTCAGCGCTGCTTGTTCAGCTGCTCTTTAAGATCTATGAATTAAGTAAACTCAGGCTTGTCGAAACACCTTCCCATTCCTCGGAAAAAAGTGATCATGTCAACCGAATCCGTACGTGGATTGATGATCATTTCCAAAAGGCCTTAACTCTCGATAAAATCGCAGCCAGCCTTAACATCAGTAAATATTACATGGCGCGTACTTTTAAAGACAGTACTGGCTATACTATCATGCGCTACATAATGAACTGTCGTCTTAATCATGCGAAGTATCTACTTGAAATTTATCCAGCAAAATCTATTCTTGACGTTGCAGTGGAATCCGGATTTGATAATTCCTCCCATTTCAGCCGGTATTTCCGGAAACACGTAAACATTACTCCTACTGAATACCGCAATCAGAAAGCAGGAAGGTACCACTCGCACAGTGTTCCGTGA
- a CDS encoding sugar phosphate isomerase/epimerase family protein: MKMKFGCCTEVANAPVVREAGFDFLECTVVSLMPEKEEEFESILRAYEESVLPVEVCNIFLPGSLKIVGESVDESAIQRYLEKAMPRVKQIGADTIVFGSGAARSLPENFSYEKGEEQIIRFLNTAADYAESLGLTIVIEPLNEKESNIMNTIPEAVGMAEKINRNSIQVLADFYHMEEEREALEHLVTYKNYIKHVHVADTNRRAPGTGKYPYNKFISCLDWSNYEGRISVECKWGEFEQEVKAAGEFLHDCFNKTKI; encoded by the coding sequence ATGAAGATGAAATTCGGATGCTGCACAGAGGTTGCCAATGCTCCTGTTGTCCGTGAAGCTGGATTTGATTTTCTTGAATGTACGGTAGTGTCATTAATGCCTGAGAAAGAGGAAGAGTTTGAATCAATTCTTCGCGCTTACGAAGAAAGTGTTCTTCCGGTGGAGGTATGCAATATTTTTCTGCCGGGCTCCTTAAAGATTGTTGGTGAATCTGTAGATGAGAGTGCTATCCAAAGGTATTTGGAGAAAGCAATGCCGCGGGTAAAACAAATTGGAGCAGATACCATCGTTTTTGGGAGCGGTGCAGCACGGTCCCTGCCAGAGAATTTTTCCTATGAAAAAGGCGAGGAACAGATTATCCGTTTTTTAAACACAGCTGCTGATTACGCAGAATCCCTTGGTCTTACGATCGTCATCGAACCACTGAATGAAAAAGAAAGCAATATAATGAATACCATCCCGGAAGCAGTGGGTATGGCTGAAAAGATCAATCGAAATTCCATCCAAGTGCTTGCTGATTTTTACCATATGGAAGAGGAGCGTGAGGCTTTAGAGCATCTCGTAACCTATAAGAATTATATTAAACATGTTCATGTTGCTGATACTAATCGCCGCGCCCCTGGGACGGGGAAATACCCTTATAACAAGTTCATCAGCTGTCTTGACTGGTCCAATTATGAAGGCAGAATTTCAGTCGAATGCAAGTGGGGGGAGTTTGAACAGGAAGTAAAAGCAGCCGGAGAGTTTCTGCATGATTGCTTTAACAAGACAAAAATCTGA
- a CDS encoding sugar phosphate isomerase/epimerase family protein has product MKFSVFTVMAPDTTPEELVRILNETGYDGVEWRFKETPEAMKQEEPSFWRNNLCTLAPDATEEELTALKKLTNQHGIEVTSVTPYLTAGDLVSTEHVLQVAQKLGASAIRLGVPKYDRSQNYNDLYKTAVDYLHEVEPMCQQYGIKGLVETHHLTIAPSAGLAHRLVNGFNPDHIGVLYDPGNMVHEGYENYRMGMELLGDYLGHVHVKNASWHEADKHPDGTVDWEARWTLLEKGIVDWKQVLADLRSVGYDGTIGIEDFSGELSTRDSLAHHMSSLKQLLAEVYSVQS; this is encoded by the coding sequence ATGAAATTTTCCGTTTTTACCGTAATGGCCCCGGATACTACGCCGGAAGAACTTGTCCGAATCTTGAACGAAACGGGCTACGATGGAGTAGAGTGGCGGTTTAAGGAGACACCGGAAGCCATGAAACAAGAAGAACCAAGCTTTTGGCGAAATAATCTGTGTACACTTGCTCCAGACGCTACAGAAGAAGAACTGACTGCTTTGAAAAAGCTCACGAATCAGCATGGGATTGAAGTTACAAGCGTAACCCCTTATTTAACAGCAGGAGACCTTGTTTCCACAGAGCATGTGCTGCAAGTAGCGCAGAAGCTTGGGGCTTCTGCAATCCGTCTAGGTGTTCCGAAATATGACCGTTCACAAAATTACAATGATTTGTATAAAACAGCTGTTGACTATCTACATGAAGTGGAACCGATGTGTCAGCAGTATGGAATTAAAGGACTGGTCGAAACTCATCATTTGACCATTGCCCCAAGTGCAGGGCTTGCTCATAGACTAGTAAATGGCTTTAATCCTGATCATATCGGTGTGTTGTATGACCCGGGAAATATGGTTCATGAAGGCTATGAAAATTATCGGATGGGCATGGAACTGCTTGGGGATTATCTCGGTCATGTTCACGTGAAGAATGCGAGCTGGCATGAGGCAGATAAGCATCCTGATGGCACAGTAGATTGGGAAGCCCGTTGGACGTTACTTGAAAAAGGTATCGTTGATTGGAAGCAGGTCTTAGCCGACTTACGATCCGTTGGCTACGATGGCACTATTGGAATTGAGGATTTCAGTGGTGAACTGTCGACACGCGATTCGCTTGCGCACCATATGAGTTCGTTAAAGCAGCTGTTAGCTGAAGTATATAGTGTTCAATCATAA
- a CDS encoding Gfo/Idh/MocA family protein, protein MSRQDGMNYAPKGQVNKVVGEGDFPFAAVALDHGHIYGMCNGLIEAGATLKWVYDPDHEKVAKFKEAFPDVKVASSEEEVLNDDEVMLVAAAAVPSKRCELGLRVMDHKKDYFTDKTPFTTLEQLEQAKQKHKETGRKYMVYYSERLHVEGAVFAGQLIEEGAIGRVIQITGFGPHRLNAPSRPDWFFNKEQYGGILCDIGSHQIEQFLYYTNNEDARVLASKVANYNNKDYPELEDYGDATLVGVNGATQYFRVDWFTPDGLGTWGDGRTFIVGTDGYIEIRKYIDVAKEETGNHVYVVNQDGEKHFDVNGEVGFPFFGQLILDCLHRTEHAMTQKHAFKAAELCLIAQEAAIKVE, encoded by the coding sequence ATGAGTCGACAGGACGGAATGAATTATGCTCCCAAAGGCCAGGTCAATAAAGTAGTAGGTGAAGGGGATTTTCCTTTTGCGGCTGTTGCCTTAGATCATGGTCATATTTACGGTATGTGTAACGGTCTGATCGAGGCTGGAGCTACATTGAAGTGGGTATATGACCCCGATCATGAGAAGGTGGCGAAGTTTAAAGAGGCTTTTCCAGATGTGAAAGTAGCAAGCTCCGAAGAAGAAGTGTTAAACGATGACGAAGTTATGTTGGTGGCTGCGGCCGCTGTCCCTTCGAAACGGTGTGAACTTGGTTTGCGGGTGATGGATCATAAAAAGGATTATTTTACTGATAAAACCCCGTTTACTACGCTGGAGCAGCTTGAACAAGCAAAGCAGAAGCACAAGGAAACAGGCCGGAAGTATATGGTGTACTACAGTGAAAGACTGCATGTCGAAGGAGCTGTTTTTGCAGGGCAGCTGATCGAGGAGGGAGCGATCGGCCGGGTCATCCAAATCACCGGTTTCGGCCCGCATAGGCTGAATGCTCCGTCCAGACCTGATTGGTTTTTTAATAAAGAACAGTATGGCGGTATTCTTTGTGATATTGGAAGCCATCAGATTGAGCAATTTCTTTATTACACAAACAATGAAGATGCGCGTGTACTTGCGAGCAAGGTGGCTAATTACAACAACAAGGATTATCCCGAGCTTGAAGATTATGGGGATGCTACCCTCGTTGGCGTCAATGGCGCCACCCAGTATTTCAGAGTCGACTGGTTTACGCCTGATGGTCTTGGAACATGGGGCGATGGCCGTACATTCATTGTGGGAACAGACGGATATATTGAGATCCGCAAATACATTGATGTGGCTAAAGAAGAGACAGGAAATCATGTCTACGTCGTGAACCAGGATGGTGAGAAGCACTTTGATGTTAATGGGGAAGTCGGCTTTCCTTTCTTTGGACAGCTCATTCTTGACTGCCTGCACCGGACAGAGCATGCCATGACTCAGAAACACGCATTTAAAGCTGCAGAGCTTTGCTTAATTGCTCAGGAAGCTGCAATTAAAGTCGAATAA
- a CDS encoding Gfo/Idh/MocA family protein produces the protein MDNLLRIGIIGVGTMGTAHAQYLQQRKINGAELTAVVDIDEDRAKWLEENLDESVQVFTDVEAFLESGLVDAVIIATPHYDHPKLAVRAFEQGLHVLCEKPAGVYTKQVRQMNEGAAKSGKVFSMMFNQRTNPLYQKLRDLIQTGELGEIRRINWLITNWYRSQSYYDSGGWRATWSGEGGGVLINQCPHQLDLWQWMTGMMPKRMRAFCFFGKHRDIEVEDDVTAYAEYENGATGVFITTTGEAPGTNRLEIAGDRGKVVVENGKLDFWRLRVSEPEFNREYKGGFGAPECWKVDVPIEGEETAHAGITQNFVNAVRKGTPLLAPGEEGINGLMLSNAMQLSTWIDNWVELPIDEDLYYKHLLEKIESSTVKKSAGSVALDVEGTY, from the coding sequence ATGGATAATCTCCTTAGAATCGGTATCATCGGAGTTGGTACAATGGGTACCGCTCACGCTCAATACTTGCAGCAAAGAAAGATCAATGGAGCTGAGTTGACGGCAGTAGTTGATATAGATGAGGATCGTGCGAAGTGGCTGGAAGAAAACTTAGATGAAAGCGTGCAAGTGTTTACGGATGTTGAAGCTTTCCTTGAATCAGGTCTTGTAGATGCCGTTATTATTGCTACACCACATTATGATCACCCGAAGCTTGCTGTTCGTGCCTTTGAACAAGGGCTGCATGTATTATGTGAAAAACCGGCAGGAGTCTATACGAAGCAGGTGCGCCAAATGAATGAAGGGGCAGCAAAAAGTGGGAAAGTCTTTTCCATGATGTTTAACCAGCGCACCAACCCCCTCTATCAAAAACTGCGTGATTTAATTCAGACTGGAGAATTAGGAGAAATCAGACGCATCAATTGGCTGATTACTAATTGGTACCGTTCGCAAAGTTATTATGATTCGGGTGGCTGGCGAGCCACGTGGTCTGGAGAAGGTGGAGGCGTACTTATTAATCAGTGTCCTCATCAGCTCGATTTGTGGCAGTGGATGACAGGAATGATGCCTAAGAGGATGCGGGCTTTCTGCTTTTTTGGAAAACACCGGGATATTGAGGTTGAAGATGACGTGACCGCATATGCCGAATATGAGAACGGGGCAACAGGTGTGTTTATTACAACAACAGGAGAAGCACCGGGAACGAACCGGCTTGAAATTGCTGGTGACAGAGGGAAGGTCGTTGTCGAGAATGGAAAGCTGGATTTCTGGCGGTTAAGGGTTTCAGAACCGGAGTTTAACCGTGAATATAAGGGTGGTTTTGGAGCGCCAGAATGCTGGAAAGTGGACGTTCCGATTGAAGGAGAAGAAACAGCTCATGCAGGAATAACCCAAAATTTTGTAAACGCTGTCAGGAAAGGGACGCCGCTCTTAGCGCCAGGAGAAGAAGGAATAAACGGCCTTATGCTTTCCAATGCGATGCAGCTTTCTACATGGATTGATAACTGGGTCGAACTGCCGATTGATGAAGATCTCTATTATAAGCATTTACTAGAAAAAATTGAATCCTCAACTGTTAAGAAATCCGCAGGAAGTGTGGCACTCGACGTAGAAGGAACCTATTAA
- a CDS encoding Gfo/Idh/MocA family protein: protein MIKFGIVGCGRVAKVHAEAIHESEHAELFALCDINPARLSHFAEAYEVTQIFDQFEAMAGDPDIDVINICTPNGLHAEMAVLAMKKGKHVIIEKPLATTVKDASQIIQTARECRVKATVVHQNRFNQAIQTTRKALEKDRFGALSYGAASIRWHRSQGYYNQDAWRGTRKMADGALMNQGIHTIDLLIWMMGPVKRISGKVLTKLRNIEMEDIGTAIFEFESGAVAILDGTVTVYPDDLGASLHLFGEKGTVCIGGNAVNRIEKWRFSEDFTLEEQTMLNQQKADPPSVYGDGHKHVVKDFIQSLHEDRNPYIPLEAGLNAVRAILAIYESSKDGKTILLNNSASTTIS, encoded by the coding sequence ATGATCAAATTTGGGATCGTCGGCTGCGGGAGGGTAGCAAAGGTTCACGCAGAAGCCATTCACGAATCGGAACATGCCGAATTGTTTGCGCTATGTGATATTAATCCTGCGAGGCTCTCACATTTTGCAGAAGCTTACGAAGTTACTCAAATCTTCGATCAGTTTGAAGCAATGGCTGGTGATCCAGACATTGACGTGATTAATATTTGCACACCGAATGGGCTTCATGCTGAAATGGCTGTGTTGGCAATGAAAAAGGGGAAACACGTCATCATTGAAAAACCGCTGGCAACGACGGTAAAGGATGCGTCGCAAATTATTCAAACCGCCAGGGAATGTCGTGTGAAAGCGACGGTAGTCCATCAGAATCGCTTCAATCAAGCCATACAAACCACACGTAAAGCTCTCGAGAAAGATCGTTTTGGTGCACTTTCTTATGGGGCTGCTAGTATTCGCTGGCATAGAAGCCAAGGTTATTATAACCAGGATGCGTGGCGCGGTACGAGGAAAATGGCTGATGGCGCATTGATGAATCAAGGCATTCATACTATAGACCTGCTTATTTGGATGATGGGACCGGTGAAAAGGATAAGCGGAAAAGTGCTTACGAAGCTGAGAAATATAGAAATGGAGGACATAGGGACGGCCATTTTTGAATTTGAAAGTGGAGCTGTTGCGATCCTCGACGGAACCGTAACGGTTTATCCTGACGACCTCGGGGCAAGCCTGCATTTGTTTGGCGAGAAAGGTACGGTCTGTATAGGTGGAAATGCCGTGAATCGTATAGAAAAATGGCGTTTTTCAGAGGATTTTACTTTGGAAGAGCAAACGATGCTGAATCAGCAGAAGGCAGACCCACCAAGTGTTTATGGAGATGGCCATAAGCATGTAGTGAAGGACTTTATCCAATCACTTCATGAGGACAGAAATCCATACATTCCTCTTGAAGCAGGATTGAATGCTGTGAGGGCAATCCTGGCCATTTATGAATCTTCTAAGGATGGAAAAACAATTTTATTAAACAACAGTGCAAGCACTACAATTTCTTAA
- a CDS encoding DUF2512 family protein codes for MEYVKVIALKFIISFSILYLILGIAFDTVLGNVFLITLVLSIVSFAIGDLLILPRTNNTVATVADFFFGFVVIYLMSAALSTGLNLFIPALFSAIVIAVFEMMFHKYAADQLDFDDSMDQSRTGAVNLGTESSEELFPYKDNDDS; via the coding sequence ATGGAATATGTAAAGGTTATCGCTCTTAAATTTATCATATCATTCAGCATCCTTTATCTAATTTTAGGTATCGCTTTCGACACGGTATTAGGTAATGTCTTTTTAATCACGCTCGTCTTAAGCATCGTATCTTTTGCAATTGGTGACTTATTGATCCTGCCAAGAACCAATAATACCGTTGCTACTGTGGCAGATTTTTTCTTTGGTTTTGTAGTGATTTATTTGATGAGTGCGGCTTTATCAACAGGTCTTAATTTGTTTATTCCTGCGCTGTTTTCTGCGATCGTTATCGCAGTCTTTGAAATGATGTTCCATAAATATGCGGCCGATCAATTGGATTTTGATGATTCAATGGATCAGAGCCGTACGGGAGCTGTGAACCTGGGAACAGAGTCCTCAGAGGAGCTGTTTCCATACAAGGATAATGACGATTCATAA
- a CDS encoding aldehyde dehydrogenase family protein produces MRIGSIINGREFKEETRERMEVRNPFTQELVAELALATEKDVNKAVEQSYQTFHKKMKKMPAYERSDILRNAADLLLERKESFAEMIAKEAGKPLKYSRGEVERAVQLLKFASENAKDLTSEVIPMDAAIGGENRLGFTKRVPLGVVAAITPFNFPLNLSLHKIAPAIAVGNTVVFKPAEKTPVSAYMLVKLLHEAGLPQGALNLVIGTGEELGDPLITHDQVHKVTFTGSLPVGKHIREKAGFKKVTLELGSNSPNILFEDVEVGDVVNDLVKGAFAFSGQVCISAQRIYVQKSIYDSFLNEYIRKTESLKIGNPLDEETDFGPMINKEAAERAKLWIDDAVSNGAQVETGGKLEGTLLAPTIMTHVKSDMKVIAEEVFAPIVSVIPFDTEEEAVKLSNDSIYGLQAGVFTNDLNRALRVADQLEMGGVWINEISTYRQDNHPYGGVKQSGVGREGVKYAIEEMTEIKFIGVHLHKRKCN; encoded by the coding sequence ATGAGAATTGGCTCTATTATTAATGGCAGGGAATTTAAAGAAGAAACCCGGGAAAGGATGGAAGTGCGGAATCCTTTTACTCAGGAACTCGTAGCTGAATTAGCTTTGGCGACAGAAAAGGATGTAAATAAAGCGGTGGAACAAAGCTATCAAACCTTCCACAAGAAAATGAAAAAAATGCCGGCTTACGAACGTTCCGATATCCTAAGAAATGCAGCAGATCTGTTACTGGAGCGGAAGGAATCCTTTGCTGAGATGATTGCAAAAGAAGCAGGGAAACCACTCAAATACAGCCGCGGAGAAGTCGAGCGTGCGGTGCAGTTGTTAAAATTTGCTTCAGAGAACGCCAAAGATCTTACGAGTGAAGTGATTCCGATGGATGCTGCCATTGGTGGTGAAAACCGGCTTGGATTTACAAAGAGAGTACCGCTAGGGGTCGTTGCAGCGATTACGCCTTTTAATTTTCCGTTAAATTTATCGCTTCACAAAATAGCACCGGCGATAGCAGTAGGCAATACAGTCGTGTTTAAGCCTGCAGAGAAAACCCCTGTTTCAGCTTATATGCTCGTTAAACTTTTACATGAAGCGGGACTTCCACAAGGTGCACTTAATCTTGTTATCGGAACAGGGGAAGAACTGGGGGATCCTCTGATTACTCATGATCAAGTTCATAAAGTGACGTTTACCGGCAGCCTGCCTGTCGGAAAGCATATTCGTGAGAAGGCGGGATTTAAGAAAGTTACCTTGGAGCTAGGCTCTAATTCACCCAATATTTTGTTTGAGGACGTGGAGGTAGGAGATGTCGTAAACGACTTAGTCAAAGGAGCCTTTGCTTTTTCCGGGCAGGTTTGTATCTCTGCCCAAAGAATCTATGTCCAAAAGTCCATCTATGACTCTTTTCTAAACGAATACATCAGGAAGACGGAATCCCTGAAAATTGGAAATCCCCTCGACGAAGAGACGGACTTCGGCCCGATGATCAATAAGGAAGCAGCAGAAAGAGCCAAGCTTTGGATTGATGATGCCGTCTCAAATGGGGCGCAGGTTGAAACAGGAGGGAAGCTTGAGGGAACGCTTCTTGCTCCAACCATCATGACCCACGTGAAAAGTGATATGAAAGTTATCGCAGAAGAAGTCTTTGCTCCGATCGTTTCAGTCATACCATTCGACACGGAAGAAGAAGCCGTGAAGCTTTCCAATGATTCCATATACGGCCTGCAGGCAGGGGTCTTTACAAATGATCTTAACCGTGCGCTCCGGGTAGCGGATCAACTCGAAATGGGAGGCGTATGGATTAATGAAATTTCAACCTACCGGCAGGATAACCACCCGTATGGTGGAGTGAAACAGAGCGGAGTAGGAAGAGAAGGAGTCAAATATGCGATTGAAGAGATGACTGAAATCAAGTTTATTGGGGTTCATTTGCATAAAAGGAAGTGTAATTAA